DNA from Candidatus Cloacimonadota bacterium:
AGAATCGCGGAAGTCTGTTCCAAAATCGAATGTGATCTTGTGGTGAATATTCAGGGCGATGAACCGTTTATTTCTAAAGAACCTTTGCAAAAACTCATTTCAGCTTTTAAGGATAAAGAAGTAGAAGTTGCTACTTTAATGCACAAAATTAAAATAGATATTGAAAATCCAAATAATGTAAAAGTTGTTTGTGATAAAGAGAATTTTGCGCTATATTTTTCCCGTTCTAAAATTCCTTTTTATAGAAATTCCCAATCACAATTTCCGAAACCAGATTATTATAAACACATTGGAGTTTATGCTTTCCGAAAAGAATCTCTGATGGAATTTATTAATTTACCTGCTGGAAAATTGGAACAGAATGAAAAGTTAGAGCAGTTGCGATTATTAGAAAATGGCATGAAAATAAAAATGGTCGAAACGGAATATGAAGGGATCGGGATCGATACGAAAAAGGATCTGGAAAGAGCGGAGAGGATTCGGAATTCTTTGAAAAATAAAGTTAGATAATTTTTTCAAATGTTCGATCAACGACTTCTTTTATTTTGTTAATTATTACATCATATCTTCTTAATATTTTCAATCTTCTTTTTTAATCCCAGATA
Protein-coding regions in this window:
- the kdsB gene encoding 3-deoxy-manno-octulosonate cytidylyltransferase codes for the protein MKIIAIIPARYDSTRFPGKPLVKLGQKPIIQHVYERAKNSGLFDEVIVATDDQRIFEAVHDINGKVILTSKKHHSGTDRIAEVCSKIECDLVVNIQGDEPFISKEPLQKLISAFKDKEVEVATLMHKIKIDIENPNNVKVVCDKENFALYFSRSKIPFYRNSQSQFPKPDYYKHIGVYAFRKESLMEFINLPAGKLEQNEKLEQLRLLENGMKIKMVETEYEGIGIDTKKDLERAERIRNSLKNKVR